One Gossypium arboreum isolate Shixiya-1 chromosome 13, ASM2569848v2, whole genome shotgun sequence genomic window, CTCTCACTTCCGCAGCCTGTATTGCAGCAGCATCACTCCATTCCACCGGCTTATTCCCTGCTGTGAGAGCCGTTGCTTCCAGTGCTTCTCCAATGGTGATTGGACCACCCCCACCGTCTTCCTCACTCTGTTCACAAGACGAGTAAGGTCCCGATGTCAACGGAGCTGCCTGGCTATATTGTCCGATAACCTGCAGTGCTCACAACAACaacaatatatattttaaccattgAAACTTTTTTATATTGGTCGTTGATAAGACAGTCAgctaattttaattttcaaaaagaaacctacataaataaaatataaacaaaaaaaataaattataaatcgtATAAAAGATTATACAAATCTAATATATAAACGCctcatatatatatgtttaggAGATGGCAAATTGCTAATGCTTTACCTCATTTTCAATAGACTCTGTGATTATACGTTTGCCAGCGAGTTGAGTCTCTTCAACAGTAACACCGCTGTCGACATTGACATCTTCGTGACCGACAAATCCGGCTTTCTCATTCTTCATCGCCGCAGATACCATGGCGGCGGCTGCGCAACCCTTCTTGGTTTCGCCAAGCAAGGCGTTCCCCGCCATCTGCATCATGGCGGCATCTTTAGGCGCCACTGGCTTCTCGGCAAGTTTCCCCTGTACATCGAACACATCTCCGTATTTGATCGCTTCTTCTTCTTCAGGCTTCCTAGGTTGTTGTTGGCTCATCTTTTTATTCaactttattctttcttttttttttaaaatcttgtTTTGGGTTCCAGTTACTTGCTAGAgtttttgagaaatttaattGATGAAGGAAATAGAAAGAAATTAGTTAAAATTTAGATTAGACGTGCATGGAATTGGACACGTTAGTTTCGGATGCAGGGAAACGTGGCGAGGAAATAGATGAAAACGGTTTTGGGCAGGGAGGGCAAGTGGAGCAATCCTGATATTCAATTTTTACACGTGGCATAAGAATGATGACCTGGTCTACGCTTAATGGACACATGTATACTTTTCGTTTTCTTCAggaataatataaatttttaccttaaatttttactagtcCGGTTTATAAATTCGGAATTTCAAAACTACACTTTTTGAAACTATTAACTTCCAAGTCCTTACATGCATAAATAATTGTATATGAATCGAAATGATAAGTTTCATTATAGCATGACATAGAAAAAATTTGGTGATTGTTTAACTTGATAATTAGgttgaaatggcatgaaatgttaaGTTTAATTAAGGTATAAGTAGCGAATGTCATGATTAGAAGTTGAATATGTATGTTGAACTTTTTTAGCAGGTTTTGGGGTATATTTTGAACCAATCGAAATAGGTACTTGATGCATAGGTTGGAAACTTTAAAATGGGATTAAATTATGTATTTTTGTCAAAAATAGGGTCCACGTCTCAATTATCAATTGTTCTTGTTGTAAGGTTGATCAAGAGTATGTGATCAAATGGTTTGAGGTGGTGATGTGACGTATCGTTTTGGCGATGTCATGATGTtagtcttaaaattttaaatttttgtaatttggtCTTATTTTATGCTTGAATTAATAAAAGAGTTTTTGTAAGCTCAATTAAGACTCAATTTTGATTGTTtaatttgaaatgaatgagttTAACATTGAATTGTATGTgcgaataattattttattgtgaATTGACTATAATTGTTTTGGTAACGAATGTAACATTTTGTAATTCAGATCCGATTATCGAGTGGGACGAAAGgtgttaaaagtaaaaataataataatggcaAACTTTTTTATGTGATGATAGGTTTAGGGTGTTTTTTTTTGTGATTTGGGTTTAAATCTATGTACTTTTTAGGTTTAACtcattttaacaaaataaaagaatGTCACTAATTCATCTGGATTTATCAGAATTAGAAAAATGAACAGTTGGCACTTGTTAAGTGTCACGTcagcttaatttaacaatagatacaattaaaaataaagttaGTTGAGAGATTTAATTgatgtaattttaaaatttaaatactcaATTGAATCTATTTTTTATAGaaagatttaattattttttcgcTTTTCTACCCTTAAGTAAAAAAAATTTCCGATATTCAAGCAAATAACCCTAAAAGGGATAAATTAAACAGTAATGTGGTTTAATTTGACAATAGTCCAAATACATATATGatacaaatataaaataaatatataatgtcTTAAATTATTActacataaaaatttatttaaatataaaatatttttgaacaCAAATATTTAGAGGACCTTCCTTTGGCTAAGACGTGTAGAACCATGctgctttttatttatttatggaaaatggttaaattttggttttaatgTCTCTACTATGCctttcatttatatattttaatttataatataaatttatttttatattttataatgttattaattagtctaaaaataattattgttaatttttattaaatttttatgtaaTTATAGATAATTTGAATGTTTTAAAAGTTTTAGAGAATAACACATAACTT contains:
- the LOC108463045 gene encoding late embryogenesis abundant protein D-34-like, which encodes MSQQQPRKPEEEEAIKYGDVFDVQGKLAEKPVAPKDAAMMQMAGNALLGETKKGCAAAAMVSAAMKNEKAGFVGHEDVNVDSGVTVEETQLAGKRIITESIENEVIGQYSQAAPLTSGPYSSCEQSEEDGGGGPITIGEALEATALTAGNKPVEWSDAAAIQAAEVRATGRTSIMPGGVAAAAQSAATLNARASREEEKTKLCDVLSNATERLGSDKAATRRDAEGVAVAELRNDPTLTTHPAGVSASVAAAARLNDQISK